Proteins found in one Triticum urartu cultivar G1812 chromosome 4, Tu2.1, whole genome shotgun sequence genomic segment:
- the LOC125552519 gene encoding T-complex protein 1 subunit beta has translation MERVLKDDAIQEKGERARMASFVGAMAIADLVKTTLGPKGMDKILQSTGRGRSVTVTNDGATILKSLHIDNPAAKVLVDISKVQDDEVGDGTTSVVVLAGELLREAEKLVNMKIHPMTIIAGYRMAAECARNALLKRTMDNKDNTDKFRSDLMNIAMTTLSSKILSQDKEYFAELAVDAVLRLKGSTNLESIQILKKPGGSLKDSFLDEGFILDKKIGLGQPKRIENANILVANTAMDTDKVKIYGARVRVDSMAKVADIEAAEKQKMREKVEKIIGHGINCFVNRQLIYNFPEELFADAGILAVEHADFEGIERLALVTGGDIASTFDNPESVKLGHCKLIEEIMIGEDRLIHFSGVAMGQACTIVLRGASEHVLDEAERSLHDALCVLSQTVTDTRVIYGGGWPEMVMSKEVDELARKTPGKKSHAIDAFSRALQAIPTIIADNAGLDSAELISQLRAEHHKENSTAGIDVISGGLGDMQKRGICEAFKVKQAIVLSATEAAEMILRVDEIITCAPRRREDRM, from the exons ATGGAGAGGGTGCTCAAGGATGACGCCATCCAGGAGAAGGGCGAGCGCGCCAGGATG GCATCTTTTGTAGGTGCCATGGCGATCGCAGACTTAGTCAAGACCACATTGGGACCAAAAGGAATG GACAAGATCCTTCAGTCGACTGGCCGAGGGCGGAGTGTCACCGTTACAAATGATGGTGCTACCATTTTGAAGTCGCTTCATATCGACAACCCTGCTGCCAAGGTCCTTGTTG ACATCTCAAAAGTCCAAGATGATGAAGTTGGTGATGGAACAACTTCTGTTGTTGTTTTGGCTGGAGAACTGTTGAGGGAGGCAGAAAAGTTGGTTAACATGAAGATTCATCCGATGACTATTATTGCAG GTTACAGAATGGCTGCTGAGTGTGCCAGAAATGCGTTGCTGAAAAGGACCATGGACAACAAAGACAATACAG ACAAGTTCAGATCAGATCTCATGAACATTGCCATGACTACGCTTAGTTCAAAAATTCTCTCCCAGGACAAGGAATATTTTGCTGAACTTGCAGTTGATGCTGTCCTCAGGCTTAAG GGTAGCACCAACTTGGAATCAATCCAAATTCTGAAGAAACCGGGAGGTTCTCTCAAGGATTCCTTTTTGGATGAAGG GTTCATTCTTGATAAGAAGATTGGCCTTGGTCAACCAAAGCGTATTGAAAACGCTAATATTCTGGTTGCAAACACTGCTATGGACACAGATAAAGTTAAGATTTATGGGGCACGTGTCCGGGTGGATTCGATGGCTAAGGTTGCAGATATTGAAGCTGCTGAGAAACAGAAAATGAGAGAGAAAGTTGAGAAAATCATTGGCCACGGGATAAACTGCTTTGTCAACAGGCAGCTAATCTACAACTTCCCTGAAGAACTTTTTGCTGATGCTGGCATACTCGCAGTTGAGCATGCTGACTTTGAGGGCATCGAGCGGCTAGCTCTTGTCACTGGAGGTGATATTGCATCAACTTTTGACAACCCAGAGTCTGTTAAGCTTGGGCACTGCAAGCTCATCGAAGAGATTATGATTGGGGAGGACAGGCTGATTCATTTCTCCGGGGTTGCGATGGGGCAAGCATGCACCATTGTCCTGAGAGGAGCAAG TGAGCATGTACTTGATGAGGCGGAGAGGTCCTTGCATGATGCCCTATGTGTGCTTTCTCAGACGGTAACTGACACGCGTGTCATATATGGTGGTGGATGGCCTGAGATGGTGATGTCCAAGGAGGTGGACGAACTTGCAAGGAAGACCCCTGGGAAGAAATCTCATGCGATTGACGCCTTTTCGCGCGCCCTGCAAGCCATCCCAACAATCATTGCTGACAATGCTGGTCTGGATAGTGCTGAGCTGATCTCCCAGCTCCGAGCCGAGCACCACAAAGAGAACAGCACTGCTGGAATTGATGTCATCAGCGGCGGG CTGGGAGACATGCAGAAGCGCGGGATATGCGAGGCGTTCAAGGTGAAGCAGGCCATCGTCCTGTCGGCGACCGAGGCCGCGGAGATGATCCTGAGGGTCGACGAGATCATAACCTGCGCCCCGCGCAGGAGGGAGGACAGGATGTGA